Part of the Alphaproteobacteria bacterium genome, TTAATGCCTTCCAGAACAATTTGCTGATGGGTGTTGGCAAGCTCATACTGAGCAATAGCGGTGTTAATATCTGCGGTTTCAACAGCCGTTTGCGTGGAAAATCCGCGAAAAACATTTTGCGTAATAGCGGCAGAATAGGTGGTGGTGTCTTCTTCGGTTTGTGATCCAGCAGGAATAAGCTCGCGGCGGTCTATGTCTTCATAGCCAATGCTGCCATTAACATCCACCGTGGGGAGGTATCCGGAAAATGCTTCTTCTTTACTGGCGTTGGCAGCTTGCACATCATGTTTTGCGGCGGCAATGCGCGGATGCTGATTGACCACTGTACGCAGCATGGTATCAAGCGATTCAGCCTGTGCGGTAAATGGTAGACTAAGAGCCGTGAGTGCCAGCAAAGAAACTGTGATACGGTGCATGAAGTACCTTAAGAATAAAAACATTCGTACTTATAGTTATAAGAAATTGATAGCTCAGCACAATTAAAAAAACGTTAATAGGCAGTAATTAAACATATTTAATATGCAGAATTCCTTGCGTGGTGCATTCGCTTGCCACGGCATATTGACGGTATATGGCTGTGTAACAGCGGTTGCAGGATATAAAAAAAGGAAGTGGGGAAGAAGTGGTGCCCGGAGACGGATTCGAACCGCCGACACAGGGATTTTCAATCCCTTGCTCTACCAACTGAGCTATCCGGGCATGGCGTAGCATCGGTGCAAACGCAATGAAGGGTAGCTTATAAAACAAAGCTAAGAACTTGTCCATACCAGAAATGCGTGAGGGGGTATATTTCGTGGGAGTCGGGCTGGCACTGCACTTGATGGCGGCTTGTAATCAATTTGTCATGCTTTTTCTATGGTATTTTGCATATAAAAAAGCTATATTGATTTATGCAGGTGCCATTTGATGCGCTTGCGTACTTAGGATGGATAGCTTATGATACGCATCATGAACATGCGCAAAACACATATCAGCGCTAAGCGCTTAAAAACCAATGCCCGTTATTGGGAGTTGGCGCTCGCTTGTCGTATCGATGCCGATACTGTACGGCAAATTCAAGGCTGTACCCCTAAATAGTTTCTTTCTTTTTTGTCGCCTCCTGACTGCCGCGTATCTATGGCAGACAAGAAATGTGTATCTGTTGGCCATGAATTGGTCGCATAAAAAGAAATTGAAAGCAATTTAGATGACGAATAAAAATAACTCTTCCCTGCAAAGTGAAATTAGCCGTCACCCGCTGGTGATAAAGGCAGATCGCTTATGCCATTATTATGAAGTGCCGACGTGGATAGTTACCATTTGCGTATATAGCCTGTGGTTGACGCTTACCTTTTATTTTCAGGCCATCCCGTGGTATGCCATGGCAATTCTTGCGCCACTAACCATTGCGTGGCATGGATCGCTGCGTCATGAAGCCACACATAACCACCCGATAAATCGTAAGGTAGCTACGCTTGTTGGCTATCCGCCGCTGAATTTATGTGACCCTTTCGTGCTTTACCGCGAATCGCACCAGCGGCATCACCGTAACGAGCATCTGACCGACCCATATGAAGATCCCGAATCGTTCTTTTACCGCAAAGAGGACTGGGAAAGTAAAAGCTGGCTGATGCAAAAGCTGTGGATATTCAACCAGACATTTTTTGGCCGCATGACCATTGGCCCTGCGATTATCTATGGTCGCTGGTATGTGCGGGAAGTGAAGGCTATGTTGCTGGGAGATACGACCCGAATGCGCATCTGGGCAGAACATGCAATCATCGTAGCTGCATTGCTTTATTGGGTGACGCAAATCTGCGGTATAGCCCTTTGGCAATATGTTGTGTTTTTCGCCTATCCGGGCATAAGCATTGGGCTGATACGCTCTTTTTACGAGCATCGCTATGATGCATCGCCTTTAGGACGTTGCGTATTGGTGGAGCGCAGCCCATTTTTCCAGATGTTGTTTCTAAATAATAACTTCCATGCAGTACATCACGATAAGCCCGGTATGCCTTGGTATCAGATTGATGAATATTATCGCGCACGGAAAGAATATTATCAGCAAGCCAGCGAAAATTATGTGGTGGAAAGCTATGGCCAGCTAATGCGTGAATTTATGTTTAAGCCAATATTCTATCCGGTGCATCCACTGGCAGAAACTTCGCATATTCCACCTGAAGAGCATGCCACCCATGAAAAGCCTTTGGTAGATGCGGTGTTGCCCATTTTCGAAGACGATATCTCTGCAACAGGACGCTAAACTATGACCCAGTGGCGGGTGGCTTTCCCTATGTATGTGCTGCCACAAATGCAGGCAGATATGCGCAGTCTGTGGATAATGGTAAAAACACGCCTGACTATGGATGGTGTAGAAAACCTGCCAGATGAGCCGGAGTTCAGCGATCCACTGGCGCAAGGGCATGTACCCCAAGATTTGCTGATGCTGCAATATTGCGGATATCCCTATGTAACACAATGGCAGGAAAGCAAACAACTTACGCCATTCGCATGTCTGCATTATGATGCGCCACATTGTGAAGGAAAGCTACATCGCAGTGTGATAGTGGTGGCTGAGCAAAGCAAAATCAAAAAACTTTCCAAGTTAAAAAACAGCCGTGTTGCCATTAACGGTTACGATTCAAATACGGGTATGAATTTGTTGCGCCATACAATTGCACCAATTGCGAAATCAACGCAGTTTTTCTCGCAGGTGACAGTAACAGGTGCCCATGCCGCCAGTGCGCAAGCTGTGGCAGATGGCAGCGCGGATGTGGCAGCGATAGATTGTGTAACATTTGCTTATTTATCAGATTATGACGCAGCATTAACCGCGCAATTGCGTGTAATAGCTACCACCGAAACCAGTCCGGCGCTGCCACTATTCGTTGCCTCGCATGTGCCGCAGGATATTCAGCAGAAGCTTTACACCGCATGGCAGGAGGTGATGGATAACCGCAACCAATATGCGGCCACATTAAAGCGCTTGCGTATGCAGGGAATAGAGCCAATTACAAATGCCGATTTGGATGTGATTGCTAAATATGAAGCCCAAGCGGCGCAGATGGGCTACCCAGAACTTATATGATGCTCTCAGGTGTTTAGCACGGTTTCCATCACGGTACGAAACCCTTGCGCGGCAGAATTTTCCTGCGGGTGGCGGCCATTCTCAACTACTTTGCACCCTTTAACAAACACATCTTGCACAGGCAGTTGCGGCAAGCCAAATATGGCCGTGTCGAGTAATGTATCATGGCGTTTTGCGGCAAATATGGGTGATGAGCAATCCAATGCAATAAAATCTGCCGCTTCACCCTCGGTAATACCGGTTGTTGCTGCCCCCAAGGCACGGCTCCCGCCATTCACAGCGCGCTGCCACAAAGTGCGGCCACATGAAATTTCCAAACTCAGCATGGCACGAGATTGATGTGCCAGACGCTGTCCATATTCCAACATACGCAATTCATCCGC contains:
- a CDS encoding fatty acid desaturase, with protein sequence MTNKNNSSLQSEISRHPLVIKADRLCHYYEVPTWIVTICVYSLWLTLTFYFQAIPWYAMAILAPLTIAWHGSLRHEATHNHPINRKVATLVGYPPLNLCDPFVLYRESHQRHHRNEHLTDPYEDPESFFYRKEDWESKSWLMQKLWIFNQTFFGRMTIGPAIIYGRWYVREVKAMLLGDTTRMRIWAEHAIIVAALLYWVTQICGIALWQYVVFFAYPGISIGLIRSFYEHRYDASPLGRCVLVERSPFFQMLFLNNNFHAVHHDKPGMPWYQIDEYYRARKEYYQQASENYVVESYGQLMREFMFKPIFYPVHPLAETSHIPPEEHATHEKPLVDAVLPIFEDDISATGR
- a CDS encoding PhnD/SsuA/transferrin family substrate-binding protein, whose translation is MTQWRVAFPMYVLPQMQADMRSLWIMVKTRLTMDGVENLPDEPEFSDPLAQGHVPQDLLMLQYCGYPYVTQWQESKQLTPFACLHYDAPHCEGKLHRSVIVVAEQSKIKKLSKLKNSRVAINGYDSNTGMNLLRHTIAPIAKSTQFFSQVTVTGAHAASAQAVADGSADVAAIDCVTFAYLSDYDAALTAQLRVIATTETSPALPLFVASHVPQDIQQKLYTAWQEVMDNRNQYAATLKRLRMQGIEPITNADLDVIAKYEAQAAQMGYPELI
- a CDS encoding amidohydrolase family protein, producing KHMHVAEQIKEVAASVAWSGKRPAEWMLDNVPLNNEWCFIHATHLTHSETTELAKVGVTAGLCPSTEGNLGDGIFPAQHYLQEGGAFGIGTDSHIAINPADELRMLEYGQRLAHQSRAMLSLEISCGRTLWQRAVNGGSRALGAATTGITEGEAADFIALDCSSPIFAAKRHDTLLDTAIFGLPQLPVQDVFVKGCKVVENGRHPQENSAAQGFRTVMETVLNT